A genome region from Magnolia sinica isolate HGM2019 chromosome 8, MsV1, whole genome shotgun sequence includes the following:
- the LOC131252767 gene encoding calvin cycle protein CP12-3, chloroplastic-like: MASFTSLNPHSSLSGDPKLSSAFSRRSALYFETSAVRLPTGKKRAPLRTMAVAKFKGTQMREKHLTEMIEKKILEAKEVCEGNQGSDECKVAWDEGKEVSCAKADLRKKMEKKDPLESLCEENRETDECRIYED, encoded by the coding sequence ATGGCGTCTTTCACGTCCTTAAACCCTCATTCGTCTCTATCTGGAGATCCGAAGCTTTCGTCTGCTTTTTCCCGAAGATCTGCTCTTTATTTTGAGACCTCAGCCGTTCGTCTTCCGACCGGCAAGAAAAGGGCCCCTTTGAGGACGATGGCCGTGGCGAAATTCAAAGGGACGCAGATGAGGGAGAAGCATCTGACGGAGATGATAGAGAAGAAGATTCTGGAAGCGAAGGAGGTCTGCGAAGGGAACCAGGGCTCCGATGAGTGCAAGGTCGCTTGGGACGAGGGCAAGGAAGTCAGCTGTGCAAAAGCTGATCTTCGaaagaagatggagaagaaaGATCCGCTGGAGTCGTTATGCGAGGAGAATCGGGAGACGGACGAGTGTCGGATCTACGAGGATTAA
- the LOC131252766 gene encoding receptor-like protein 4 isoform X3, with the protein MSSQCDMSSNLNMSIHAEGNGSGCSFKAFWMPLLSVSALLIKLVFLPSGFTSNAGLCGIPGLPTCGAHLSTGSKAGIALGAFIALALIFICSICWWKRRQNILRAQKLAARDAPYAKARTHFVRDMQMTRPCIQGQARVAAEIGPHLLLVELPFAFGSTNVNPNSVRL; encoded by the exons ATGAGCAGCCAATGTGACATGTCATCAAATTTGAACATGTCCATTCATGCCGAAG gGAATGGCAGTGGTTGCTCTTTTAAGGCATTTTGGATGCCCTTGCTG TCGGTGTCGGCACTCCTGATAAAGCTCGTATTCTTGCCGAGCGG TTTTACCAGCAATGCAGGCCTTTGTGGTATACCGGGGCTACctacatgtggggctcacctctcCACTGGCTCTAAGGCTGGCATTGCGTTGGGGGCATTTATAGCACTTGCACTTATTTTCATCTGTTCCATATGCTGGTGGAAAAGACGACAGAATATTCTTCGAGCTCAGAAGCTTGCTG CAAGGGATGCTCCGTATGCAAAAGCGAGGACTCACTTCGTGCGTGACATGCAAATGACCAGGCCCTGCATTCAGGGCCAAGCTCGAGTGGCTGCTGAGATCGGGCCCCACTTACTCTTAGTTGAACTGCCATTTGCTTTTGGTTCCACCAATGTCAATCCCAATTCCGTTCGTTTATAA
- the LOC131252766 gene encoding receptor-like protein 4 isoform X4, producing the protein MSSQCDMSSNLNMSIHAEGNGSGCSFKAFWMPLLSVSALLIKLVFLPSGNAGLCGIPGLPTCGAHLSTGSKAGIALGAFIALALIFICSICWWKRRQNILRAQKLAARDAPYAKARTHFVRDMQMTRPCIQGQARVAAEIGPHLLLVELPFAFGSTNVNPNSVRL; encoded by the exons ATGAGCAGCCAATGTGACATGTCATCAAATTTGAACATGTCCATTCATGCCGAAG gGAATGGCAGTGGTTGCTCTTTTAAGGCATTTTGGATGCCCTTGCTG TCGGTGTCGGCACTCCTGATAAAGCTCGTATTCTTGCCGAGCGG CAATGCAGGCCTTTGTGGTATACCGGGGCTACctacatgtggggctcacctctcCACTGGCTCTAAGGCTGGCATTGCGTTGGGGGCATTTATAGCACTTGCACTTATTTTCATCTGTTCCATATGCTGGTGGAAAAGACGACAGAATATTCTTCGAGCTCAGAAGCTTGCTG CAAGGGATGCTCCGTATGCAAAAGCGAGGACTCACTTCGTGCGTGACATGCAAATGACCAGGCCCTGCATTCAGGGCCAAGCTCGAGTGGCTGCTGAGATCGGGCCCCACTTACTCTTAGTTGAACTGCCATTTGCTTTTGGTTCCACCAATGTCAATCCCAATTCCGTTCGTTTATAA
- the LOC131252766 gene encoding receptor-like protein 4 isoform X1, whose product MPKVRLYPLSRCCKRSLEKDCCDQLLSCPCMHKYIRNGSGCSFKAFWMPLLSVSALLIKLVFLPSGFTSNAGLCGIPGLPTCGAHLSTGSKAGIALGAFIALALIFICSICWWKRRQNILRAQKLAARDAPYAKARTHFVRDMQMTRPCIQGQARVAAEIGPHLLLVELPFAFGSTNVNPNSVRL is encoded by the exons ATGCCGAAGGTTCGCCTCTACCCACTCAGCCGATGTTGCAAGAGATCATTGGAGAAGGACTGTTGTGATCAACTTCTAAGCTGTCCATGCATGCACAAATACATAC gGAATGGCAGTGGTTGCTCTTTTAAGGCATTTTGGATGCCCTTGCTG TCGGTGTCGGCACTCCTGATAAAGCTCGTATTCTTGCCGAGCGG TTTTACCAGCAATGCAGGCCTTTGTGGTATACCGGGGCTACctacatgtggggctcacctctcCACTGGCTCTAAGGCTGGCATTGCGTTGGGGGCATTTATAGCACTTGCACTTATTTTCATCTGTTCCATATGCTGGTGGAAAAGACGACAGAATATTCTTCGAGCTCAGAAGCTTGCTG CAAGGGATGCTCCGTATGCAAAAGCGAGGACTCACTTCGTGCGTGACATGCAAATGACCAGGCCCTGCATTCAGGGCCAAGCTCGAGTGGCTGCTGAGATCGGGCCCCACTTACTCTTAGTTGAACTGCCATTTGCTTTTGGTTCCACCAATGTCAATCCCAATTCCGTTCGTTTATAA
- the LOC131252766 gene encoding receptor-like protein 4 isoform X2: protein MPKVRLYPLSRCCKRSLEKDCCDQLLSCPCMHKYIRNGSGCSFKAFWMPLLSVSALLIKLVFLPSGNAGLCGIPGLPTCGAHLSTGSKAGIALGAFIALALIFICSICWWKRRQNILRAQKLAARDAPYAKARTHFVRDMQMTRPCIQGQARVAAEIGPHLLLVELPFAFGSTNVNPNSVRL from the exons ATGCCGAAGGTTCGCCTCTACCCACTCAGCCGATGTTGCAAGAGATCATTGGAGAAGGACTGTTGTGATCAACTTCTAAGCTGTCCATGCATGCACAAATACATAC gGAATGGCAGTGGTTGCTCTTTTAAGGCATTTTGGATGCCCTTGCTG TCGGTGTCGGCACTCCTGATAAAGCTCGTATTCTTGCCGAGCGG CAATGCAGGCCTTTGTGGTATACCGGGGCTACctacatgtggggctcacctctcCACTGGCTCTAAGGCTGGCATTGCGTTGGGGGCATTTATAGCACTTGCACTTATTTTCATCTGTTCCATATGCTGGTGGAAAAGACGACAGAATATTCTTCGAGCTCAGAAGCTTGCTG CAAGGGATGCTCCGTATGCAAAAGCGAGGACTCACTTCGTGCGTGACATGCAAATGACCAGGCCCTGCATTCAGGGCCAAGCTCGAGTGGCTGCTGAGATCGGGCCCCACTTACTCTTAGTTGAACTGCCATTTGCTTTTGGTTCCACCAATGTCAATCCCAATTCCGTTCGTTTATAA
- the LOC131252768 gene encoding pentatricopeptide repeat-containing protein At4g19220, mitochondrial-like: MTWGHSDCIAASPYYLQPQASEDYNSSNIPFNYSNSTTVINMAALVPCSNSIRYNNAFLLLAIQSFPRAVCTSAFHSAQHMFDKMLNRDSSSQKPSLSQALYLAKHSSQKPGISIVSALHCLALKTGSVDDTLTSTSLLTVYSRAGDLGSAQALFNDIVTKDVVSWNAIISSYVYNHRVQAALALFGEMMKDIGEFDSTTLLVVLSALSRSNSFKQCRVLHGISLKLCLDSDSFLANALTNMYGKLGDLNSAESMFLRIKYRDTTSWNSIMGVYLYNGYPRKTLSCFREMSFSGIQADAVSLSCFISACSCLEEVGAGKSVHGWGIKSSYDEISHLSVANALISFYLKFNDVNAAEKVFCKLIVRDVVSWNAMIGGFAEKGRVSEALGLLRKMQLDEMVQPNLVTAVTILPLCAELNLPQQGRSIHGFTMRRGLWLDLVVTNSLMNMYSKCNILRSSEILFKAMPNRDLISWNTMIAGYTQNGCSKEAWVLFRELLGSGMQCSMSTVLAILPSCDCQEALDFGELVHCWILKSGFSNNVFTVNALMFMYMNCGDMVACFSLFQSISVIADVDSWNTVIVGCVRNGYPGEALEAFNLMRQLSRVNPDPITMVSILSVCGNLGLVFYGKFIHGFILKTLMEPDLRVRNALITMYCRCDDIKSAESIFCRSHCSRNLCSWNCMISGLAQNKDGKRALKLFRHMEFDPNEITIVSILSACTQLGALRHGMEINGYAFRFGLHQNAFISAALVDMYSKCGRLEISVRVFRNSMEKSVASWNSMISAYGFHGHGKKAIELFLEMCESGIRGTRSTFISLLSACSHSGLVDEGQLYYNLMTEEFGINPTTEHHVCMVDMLGRAGRLAKAYEFIKQIPTEPAAGVWGALLSACKDHGNLEMGKSIAKHLFCLEPENAGYYVSLSHMYAAVGRWPNAVEVRRMAEDKGLKKPPGCSLIDVCLG; this comes from the coding sequence ATGACATGGGGCCATTCGGATTGTATAGCTGCTTCACCCTACTATTTACAACCGCAGGCATCTGAGGACTATAATTCCTCAAACATACCATTCAATTATTCAAATTCTACAACCGTCATCAACATGGCAGCCCTTGTTCCTTGCAGCAATTCCATACGATACAACAATGCCTTCTTATTACTCGCCATCCAGTCTTTCCCTAGGGCAGTCTGCACCTCCGCATTCCACTCTGCACAacacatgttcgataaaatgctgaATCGAGATTCATCTTCTCAAAAGCCCTCCCTCTCTCAGGCTCTCTATCTCGCTAAACACTCCTCCCAAAAACCCGGCATTTCCATTGTCAGCGCCCTTCATTGTCTAGCCCTGAAAACAGGGTCTGTAGATGATACCCTCACTTCCACATCGCTCCTAACTGTCTATTCAAGAGCCGGCGATTTGGGTTCTGCTCAGGCACTTTTTAATGACATTGTTACTAAAGATGTGGTTTCATGGAACGCGATAATCAGTTCCTATGTTTATAATCATCGTGTCCAAGCTGCATTGGCTCTGTTTGGAGAAATGATGAAAGATATAGGGGAATTCGATTCCACGACTCTTCTAGTTGTTCTATCGGCTTTATCTCGATCGAATAGCTTTAAACAATGCCGTGTTCTGCATGGTATAAGCTTAAAGCTGTGTTTGGATTCAGATTCCTTTTTAGCTAATGCTCTTACTAACATGTATGGGAAGTTGGGTGATTTGAACTCTGCTGAATCAATGTTTCTGAGGATTAAATATAGAGATACCACATCTTGGAATTCAATAATGGGTGTGTATCTTTATAATGGGTATCCTAGAAAAACACTAAGTTGTTTTAGGGAAATGAGTTTTTCGGGCATACAAGCCGATGCAGTGAGTCTATCTTGCTTTATCTCAGCTTGTTCTTGTCTAGAAGAGGTGGGTGCTGGCAAATCTGTTCATGGTTGGGGGATCAAATCTAGCTATGATGAGATTTCTCATCTTTCAGTTGCCAATGCACTTATTTCGTTCTACTTGAAATTCAATGATGTCAATGCTGCTGAGAAGGTGTTCTGCAAACTGATTGTAAGAGATGTGGTCTCATGGAATGCAATGATTGGTGGGTTTGCAGAGAAAGGAAGAGTTTCAGAAGCCTTGGGTCTTCTGCGGAAAATGCAGTTAGATGAGATGGTTCAACCTAATTTGGTCACAGCAGTAACAATTCTTCCACTCTGTGCCGAATTGAATCTCCCACAGCAAGGAAGGTCAATTCATGGGTTCACAATGCGGAGAGGATTGTGGTTGGATTTGGTGGTGACGAACAGCCTCATGAACATGTACTCGAAATGCAACATATTGAGATCTTCAGAGATTCTATTTAAGGCCATGCCCAATAGAGATTTGATTTCATGGAATACGATGATTGCTGGGTACACGCAGAATGGGTGCTCAAAAGAAGCCTGGGTTTTGTTCCGAGAATTGCTTGGTTCAGGTATGCAATGCAGTATGTCTACAGTCTTGGCCATTCTGCCCTCTTGCGATTGCCAAGAAGCGCTTGATTTTGGTGAATTAGTTCACTGCTGGATTCTGAAATCTGGATTTTCGAACAATGTTTTTACTGTTAATGCACTTATGTTCATGTACATGAACTGTGGAGACATGGTAGCTTGTTTCTCATTGTTTCAGAGCATTTCGGTCATAGCAGATGTGGATTCTTGGAACACTGTCATAGTAGGCTGTGTGCGAAATGGTTATCCAGGGGAAGCACTAGAAGCTTTCAATTTAATGCGTCAGCTTTCACGTGTAAACCCGGATCCTATCACAATGGTAAGCATTCTATCAGTATGTGGCAATCTTGGATTGGTGTTCTATGGAAAGTTTATCCATGGTTTCATACTTAAAACATTAATGGAGCCAGATCTTCGTGTGAGAAACGCATTGATAACTATGTATTGCAGATGTGATGATATTAAAAGTGCAGAATCAATATTCTGTAGAAGTCATTGTAGTAGGAACCTTTGCTCATGGAATTGTATGATTTCTGGCTTGGCACAGAACAAGGATGGTAAAAGAGCCTTAAAACTCTTTCGTCACATGGAATTTGATCCAAATGAAATCACCATTGTTAGTATTCTATCTGCGTGTACACAATTAGGAGCTTTGAGACATGGCATGGAAATCAATGGTTATGCATTCCGGTTTGGGCTGCATCAGAATGCTTTTATATCGGCAGCCCTTGTAGACATGTATAGTAAATGTGGAAGATTGGAAATTTCTGTCCGGGTGTTCAGGAATTCCATGGAGAAATCTGTTGCATCTTGGAATTCAATGATTTCCGCGTATGGGTTTCATGGGCACGGCAAAAAAGCGATTGAACTGTTTTTGGAGATGTGTGAATCAGGCATCAGGGGGACTAGGAGCACATTCATTAGTTTGTTATCAGCTTGCAGCCACTCTGGGCTGGTTGATGAGGGACAGCTTTATTACAATCTCATGACAGAGGAATTTGGCATTAATCCGACAACCGAGCATCATGTTTGCATGGTTGATATGCTTGGTCGAGCAGGTAGGCTTGCCAAGGCTTACGAGTTTATCAAACAGATACCTACTGAACCGGCTGCAGGCGTTTGGGGGGCTCTTCTAAGTGCTTGCAAGGATCATGGCAATCTCGAAATGGGGAAATCCATCGCCAAACATCTCTTTTGCTTGGAACCTGAGAATGCTGGTTATTATGTTTCACTGTCGCATATGTATGCAGCTGTTGGAAGGTGGCCCAATGCAGTCGAGGTAAGGAGAATGGCTGAAGATAAGGGATTGAAGAAACCACCCGGTTGCAGTCTGATCGATGTTTGCTTAGGGTGA